From one Gracilibacillus salinarum genomic stretch:
- a CDS encoding cell wall hydrolase, which yields MKNKMKILISSLLVVTGLTVLPGFADAYTVKQGDTFWKIAQNYNVSTNELMNVNNYSSSMLYPGAELTIPSSVSDKEVDLLARLVRAEAQGEPYAGKVAVATVVLNRVDHADFPNTITEVVNETYSNGAIHAFSPVANGEINKEADSESVRAAKEAIAFRGQGQGSIYFYNPNTAQSDWIFSRETTVTIGDHVFAK from the coding sequence ATGAAAAATAAAATGAAAATACTCATCAGTAGTTTACTAGTTGTGACAGGTTTAACAGTACTGCCTGGATTTGCAGATGCTTATACCGTCAAACAAGGAGATACATTCTGGAAAATTGCACAGAACTATAATGTATCTACTAATGAATTAATGAATGTCAACAATTACTCTTCATCTATGCTATATCCTGGTGCAGAGTTGACGATACCAAGCAGTGTTTCAGACAAAGAAGTTGATTTATTAGCTCGTCTGGTACGTGCAGAGGCACAAGGTGAACCATACGCTGGTAAAGTGGCAGTGGCGACTGTCGTTTTAAACCGTGTCGATCACGCTGATTTTCCAAACACAATTACAGAAGTCGTTAATGAGACTTATTCAAATGGTGCGATCCATGCATTCAGTCCAGTAGCAAACGGTGAAATTAATAAAGAAGCTGACAGCGAATCTGTTCGTGCTGCAAAAGAGGCAATTGCATTCCGTGGCCAAGGCCAAGGATCGATCTACTTCTACAATCCGAACACAGCACAAAGCGATTGGATTTTCTCACGTGAAACTACTGTAACAATTGGTGATCATGTCTTTGCGAAATAG